In one Cupriavidus taiwanensis genomic region, the following are encoded:
- a CDS encoding glutaredoxin family protein, with product MAATPALTLYGRAYCHLCEDMKVALEPLRRDFSFTLHEVDVDADAALEARFGELVPVLMPGTPAGLPAGAAPLCHYFLDEAGTRVWLAAHGAARTAR from the coding sequence ATGGCCGCCACGCCCGCGCTGACGCTGTACGGCCGGGCGTACTGCCACCTTTGCGAAGACATGAAAGTCGCGCTGGAGCCGCTCCGGCGCGATTTTTCTTTCACCCTGCATGAAGTCGATGTCGACGCCGATGCCGCGCTGGAGGCGCGCTTTGGCGAACTGGTCCCGGTGCTGATGCCCGGCACGCCGGCGGGCTTGCCGGCCGGGGCCGCGCCCCTTTGCCACTATTTTCTTGATGAAGCGGGGACGAGGGTATGGCTTGCCGCACATGGCGCGGCGCGCACCGCCCGCTGA